One Drosophila subobscura isolate 14011-0131.10 chromosome U, UCBerk_Dsub_1.0, whole genome shotgun sequence DNA window includes the following coding sequences:
- the LOC117900504 gene encoding uncharacterized protein LOC117900504, whose protein sequence is MARPKKSKSKSETLGKSSVRSGSKGNKKGQTKKSSGKTLAETSNSVFSEKFRNIQANTQESRSSHEATSENLQEVSIDPGDGTNIDPGKGVNFEQSPENDLIKGFTNSQPESGFVTPTFHDAFHKNPHKSLESIPKKTKTSQETFSSPRSQATDFFYINKLKRRPKPVVEFQLKPQAEAISVRSENETVSDDEENTSQREDVELKNYVDMLNQLRDFPSWHELQLNEEVAEEKAADMSGSLRDPSAVSSTGMADTETDHESVSEAQPSPLKLSAHSLAAVSSSEIEESDSFADDAEDEDEQAPFKQADLVFDSDEVEIAEHKIAPFELKPTICNFLDEIIGKVVAKAEKPERLLNQTLDKAKLMAALLQGADGHRIEHFINQYLTKRITDILVRRGKYSQVTPSKTAEMNTNNQRRCRFALNELDYWLKREKLSKQAARDELQRLGIEENTKRTQDDNLWQRLERLVDDTLLICPNVSDNLKMLAGNTIRRLSKMRDELSEARLNLILKQHTYSHIKMKIDKMDTISESLTMQKYLSVAAHVEILDRTLDSRNLSILKASNLINSKIHSVSHLRCRRKTLSRKLTAAQCLLESLKRQFKALRVKAYRCNKRHNKLLSELGNVRHQGGIMLYPLLMADYDQTVEAAGRKRSEIEALRAQHDSLLERLTAIEATRRMSLEKHRESRSQLRTSTLVERMERRGNISQHSTTFHSNFKN, encoded by the exons ATGGCAAGACCCaaaaaatccaaatccaaaagTGAGACATTGGGCAAGTCTTCGGTTCGATCCGGATCGAAAGGAAATAAAAAGGGACAGACCAAGAAAAGTTCAGGGAAAACCTTAGCCGAGACTTCCAATTCAGTTTTCAGCGAAAAGTTTCGAAATATTCAGGCAAACACGCAAGAATCTAGGAGCAGTCATGAAGCCACATCGGAGAACCTTCAAGAAGTTTCAATCGATCCTGGAGATGGCACAAACATTGATCCTGGCAAAGGAGTGAATTTCGAGCAATCCCCTGAGAATGACTTAATTAAAGGATTTACAAACTCCCAGCCAGAAAGCGGCTTTGTTACTCCAACATTCCATGATGCATTCCATAAAAATCCCCATAaatcgcttgagtccatccCCAAAAAGACCAAAACATCGCAAGAAACGTTCAGCAGCCCTCGGTCCCAGGCGACGGACTTCTTCTACATAAACAAACTGAAACGACGCCCCAAGCCGGTGgtggaatttcaattgaaaccCCAAGCAGAGGCCATCTCAGTTCGCTCCGAAAATGAAACAGTTTCTGATGATGAAGAAAACACCAGCCAAAGGGAGGATGTTGAATTGAAGAATTATGTGGACATGCTCAACCAGCTCCGCGACTTTCCCAGCTGGCATGAGCTACAGTTGAATGAGGAAGTTGCAGAGGAAAAGGCAGCGGACATGTCGGGATCCCTTAGAGATCCGTCGGCTGTCAGCTCGACAGGCATGGCAGACACTGAGACAGACCATGAGAGCGTGTCCGAGGCGCAGCCTTCGCCACTGAAGCTGAGTGCACACAGTCTGGCGGCAGTCTCCTCCTCAGAGATCGAGGAGAGCGATTCGTTTGCAGATGATGctgaggacgaggacgagcaaGCTCCATTCAAGCAAGCTGATCTCGTCTTCGACTCAGATGAAGTGGAGATCGCTGAGCATAAAATTGCTCCCTTTGAGCTGAAGCCAACGATCTGCAACTTTCTGGACGAAATCATTGGCAAAGTCGTTGCCAAAGCCGAAAAACCCGAACGCTTGCTCAACCAAACACTGGATAAAGCCAAGCTCATGGCTGCACTGCTGCAAGGTGCTGATGGGCATCGCATCGAGCACTttataaatcaatatttaacaAAAAGGATAACCGACATTCTGGTGCGCCGTGGCAAGTACTCCCAGGTGACGCCCAGTAAAACTGCAGAAATGAATACGAACAATCAGCGTCGCTGTCGATTCGCATTAAATGAGTTGGACTATTGGCTGAAGCGGGAGAAGCTCTCCAAACAAGCAGCACGCGATGAGCTACAGCGACTTGGCATCGAGGAGAACACAAAGCGAACCCAAGACGATAATCTGTGGCAGCGTCTGGAGCGCCTTGTAGATGATACGCTACTCATATGCCCCAACGTGTCGGATAATTTGAAAATG TTGGCTGGAAATACAATTCGAAGGCTGAGCAAAATGCGCGACGAGTTGTCGGAGGCACGACTGAATTTAATACTGAAGCAACACACTTATTCGCACATTAAAATG AAAATAGATAAAATGGACACCATTTCCGAGAGCCTAACCATGCAAAAATATCTGTCAGTCGCAGCGCATGTTGAGATTTTGGACAGAACGTTGGACT CCAGAAACTTGAGCATTCTGAAAGCGTCGAACCTCATCAATAGCAAAATCCATTCAGTGTCCCATCTGCGGTGTCGTCGAAAGACTTTGAGCCGCAAGCTGACGGCGGCCCAATGCCTACTCGAGTCGCTGAAGCGGCAATTCAAAGCCTTGAGGGTCAAGGCGTATCGCTGCAACAAAAGGCACAACAAGCTACTCAGTGAGCTCGGGAATGTCCGGCACCAGGGCGGCATTATGTTGTATCCTTTGCTCATGGCAGACTATGACCAGACGGTGGAGGCTGCGGGCAGAAAGCGATCTGAGATTGAAGCGCTGAGGGCGCAGCATGACAGTCTGCTGGAGCGGCTCACAGCGATCGAAGCGACTCGTCGAATGTCGCTGGAGAAACATAGAGAAAGTCGCAGCCAACTTCGCACTTCCACGCTAGTCGAGCGAATGGAAAGGCGTGGAAATATTTCCCAGCATTCAACGacttttcattcaaatttcaaaaattaa
- the LOC117901182 gene encoding uncharacterized protein LOC117901182 yields MVYVVLAKLGVVAGVAFATKQLGVWESSEHSAVLLENARDNLRPYAKSLKHRICCWKSPEQCEEEFEPKPWRDAFVDSWNDAVKKGFLMLYRVPSHVQHFTEDVEKVVTNFGQEKEPKMEQKLEQNMHQKATSSTKSDKTAAKAN; encoded by the coding sequence aTGGTTTATGTGGTTCTTGCCAAACTGGGCGTGGTGGCTGGCGTGGCCTTTGCCACCAAGCAGCTGGGTGTTTGGGAGAGCTCGGAGCATTCGGCTGTGCTCTTGGAGAATGCCAGAGATAATCTTCGGCCCTACGCGAAGAGCCTGAAGCAcaggatctgctgctggaagagCCCGGAGCAATGCGAAGAGGAGTTCGAGCCGAAGCCATGGCGGGACGCCTTCGTGGACTCCTGGAATGATGCCGTTAAGAAAGGCTTCCTCATGCTGTATCGTGTGCCTAGCCACGTTCAGCACTTTACGGAGGATGTGGAGAAGGTCGTGACCAatttcggccaggaaaaggAACCCAAAATGGAGCAAAAGCTGGAACAAAATATGCACCAGAAAGCTACAAGCTCCACAAAATCGGATAAGACTGCAGCTAAGGCTAATTGA
- the LOC117900505 gene encoding mucin-1 isoform X1, whose amino-acid sequence MSHTPLKRLSGSLVVVLLLLALTADDVQGKRWFGGGGSKSRSSSSSSYSPRRTSSSSSTSHSHANPSYSHSDISRLSYGGGTQSQPSKVSMGQSQASHSSAPIGWNVPKAQGPPPAYSASNPAGGAHTNIHERPPAYNPAYKPAAPPSYAAATNTHSNSPSSSSYNANSRPAGAATGAGAGAGAGAASSHYTPASNYRPRANSTGGGFGSGYHTPISASSAHNVQSSYPRQQGQVPQGATYYPAGQVPAGATYHPAGQVPAGASYHPAGQVPHGATYYPAGQVPAGASYHPAGQYPAGGSYHPAGATYHSPGQIPQGATYYPQAPMGGGLPPGATFLPAGGALPAGATYYPQAPQKSGSGFGLGTGLIAGALGGAILGHALTPTQTRVVEHAPSYSGGGGGGGGGGGEDKIIIINNGPPGSVTTSEVGSGTTVINAGGVQQPAGYAAQPAAPFAPAPQVPGGAPLAPLAPIAAAPQAQAIPGATAADPTAAVAAVAAPALAAAGAQPAAAADPNVPAPPADPNAPPAAGGIICVPVKVPEPDPTDATKTIEVEKIACYPAPPPEAAPVNGTAPAVEGAVPAPASVSNVAAAVTQSPDGAHLAPFQPTTPFTVPEGSVPLAPLTPGANPDIMKMPGLTSARLSAESGLKDAHNVADNSFTHFSLVSTLMTLLVAYCLH is encoded by the exons ATGTCGCATACGCCACTGAAGCGACTGAGTGGCAGCCTGGTTgtggtcctgctgctcctggccctAACCGCAGATGATGTGCAGGGCAAGCGCTGgtttggcggcggcggcagcaagagccgcagctccagttccagcagctACTCGCCGCGACGcacttcctcctcctcatccacgTCGCATTCACACGCGAATccctcgtactcgcactcggaCATCAGTCGCCTGAGCTATGGCGGCGGCACCCAATCGCAGCCCAGTAAAGTGAGCATGGGTCAGTCCCAGGCAAGTCACAGCTCCGCACCGATTGGATGGAATGTGCCCAAGGCACAGGGTCCGCCGCCCGCATACTCCGCCAGCAATCCGGCCGGCGGAGCACACACCAACATCCACGAGCGTCCGCCTGCATACAATCCGGCCTACAAGCCGGCAGCACCGCCCAGCTACGCGGCGGCCACCAACACCCACAGCAacagtcccagcagcagcagctacaacgCAAATTCCcgaccagcaggagcagccaccggagctggagctggagctggcgctggagcgGCTAGCTCCCACTACACACCCGCATCGAATTATAGACCCAGAGCGAACTCCACGGGCGGTGGCTTTGGCAGCGGCTATCACACACCCATCTCGGCCAGCAGTGCGCACAATGTGCAGTCCAGCTATCCGCGTCAGCAGGGACAAGTGCCACAAGGAGCCACCTACTATCCGGCAGGACAAGTGCCCGCGGGCGCCACCTACCATCCGGCAGGACAAGTGCCGGCGGGAGCATCGTATCACCCGGCTGGGCAGGTGCCGCATGGCGCCACCTACTATCCGGCAGGACAGGTGCCAGCGGGCGCCAGCTATCATCCGGCAGGCCAATATCCTGCGGGTGGCAGCTATCATCCGGCAGGTGCCACTTACCACAGTCCCGGACAGATTCCCCAAGGAGCCACCTACTATCCGCAGGCACCCATGGGCGGTGGCCTGCCGCCGGGTGCCACCTTCCTGCCCGCAGGTGGAGCCCTGCCCGCTGGTGCCACCTACTACCCACAGGCGCCACAAAAGTCTGGCTCAGGTTTCGGATTGG GCACTGGCCTCATTGCTGGCGCTCTGGGCGGTGCCATTCTGGGTCACGCCCTGACGCCCACTCAAACGAGAGTCGTGGAGCATGCCCCTTCATACtcgggcggtggcggcggcggcggcggcggcggtggcgagGACAAGATCATTATTATCAACAACGGACCACCGGGATCCGTGACCACCAGCGAAGTGGGATCGGGCACAACGGTCATCAACGCGGGAGGAGTGCAGCAACCAGCCGGTTATGCCGCGCAGCCAGCGGCTCCGTTTGCACCTGCACCACAGGTACCGGGCGGCGCACCATTGGCGCCGTTAGCTCCGATAGCTGCAGCACCACAGGCACAAGCAATTCCTGGAGCAACAGCTGCTGATCCGactgccgctgtggctgctgttgccgctcccgctctcgctgctgctggagcacagCCGGCAGCTGCGGCTGATCCAAATGTGCCCGCTCCGCCCGCTGATCCCAATGCaccacctgctgctggtggaatCATCTGCGTGCCAGTGAAGGTGCCCGAACCGGATCCAACTGATGCCACAAAGACCATTGAAGTGGAGAAGATCGCCTGCTATCCAGCACCGCCGCCAGAAGCGGCGCCTGTGAATGGAACGGCTCCTGCTGTCGAGGGTGCAGTGCCTGCCCCAGCTTCCGTCTCCAATGTGGCAGCCGCAGTTACCCAATCGCCCGACGGCGCTCATCTTGCACCATTCCAGCCGACGACGCCCTTCACCGTGCCCGAGGGCTCGGTGCCATTGGCTCCGCTTACGCCGGGCGCCAATCCCGATATCATGAAGATGCCGGGCCTCACATCGGCTCGTCTCTCCGCAGAGTCCGGACTGAAGGATGCGCACAATGTGGCGGACAATTCCTTCACGCACTTCAGTCTCGTCTCGACGCTGATGACCCTCCTGGTGGCCTACTGTCTCCACTAA
- the LOC117900505 gene encoding nascent polypeptide-associated complex subunit alpha, muscle-specific form isoform X2: MSHTPLKRLSGSLVVVLLLLALTADDVQGKRWFGGGGSKSRSSSSSSYSPRRTSSSSSTSHSHANPSYSHSDISRLSYGGGTQSQPSKVSMGQSQASHSSAPIGWNVPKAQGPPPAYSASNPAGGAHTNIHERPPAYNPAYKPAAPPSYAAATNTHSNSPSSSSYNANSRPAGAATGAGAGAGAGAASSHYTPASNYRPRANSTGGGFGSGYHTPISASSAHNVQSSYPRQQGQVPQGATYYPAGQVPAGATYHPAGQVPAGASYHPAGQVPHGATYYPAGQVPAGASYHPAGQYPAGATYYPQAPMGGGLPPGATFLPAGGALPAGATYYPQAPQKSGSGFGLGTGLIAGALGGAILGHALTPTQTRVVEHAPSYSGGGGGGGGGGGEDKIIIINNGPPGSVTTSEVGSGTTVINAGGVQQPAGYAAQPAAPFAPAPQVPGGAPLAPLAPIAAAPQAQAIPGATAADPTAAVAAVAAPALAAAGAQPAAAADPNVPAPPADPNAPPAAGGIICVPVKVPEPDPTDATKTIEVEKIACYPAPPPEAAPVNGTAPAVEGAVPAPASVSNVAAAVTQSPDGAHLAPFQPTTPFTVPEGSVPLAPLTPGANPDIMKMPGLTSARLSAESGLKDAHNVADNSFTHFSLVSTLMTLLVAYCLH, translated from the exons ATGTCGCATACGCCACTGAAGCGACTGAGTGGCAGCCTGGTTgtggtcctgctgctcctggccctAACCGCAGATGATGTGCAGGGCAAGCGCTGgtttggcggcggcggcagcaagagccgcagctccagttccagcagctACTCGCCGCGACGcacttcctcctcctcatccacgTCGCATTCACACGCGAATccctcgtactcgcactcggaCATCAGTCGCCTGAGCTATGGCGGCGGCACCCAATCGCAGCCCAGTAAAGTGAGCATGGGTCAGTCCCAGGCAAGTCACAGCTCCGCACCGATTGGATGGAATGTGCCCAAGGCACAGGGTCCGCCGCCCGCATACTCCGCCAGCAATCCGGCCGGCGGAGCACACACCAACATCCACGAGCGTCCGCCTGCATACAATCCGGCCTACAAGCCGGCAGCACCGCCCAGCTACGCGGCGGCCACCAACACCCACAGCAacagtcccagcagcagcagctacaacgCAAATTCCcgaccagcaggagcagccaccggagctggagctggagctggcgctggagcgGCTAGCTCCCACTACACACCCGCATCGAATTATAGACCCAGAGCGAACTCCACGGGCGGTGGCTTTGGCAGCGGCTATCACACACCCATCTCGGCCAGCAGTGCGCACAATGTGCAGTCCAGCTATCCGCGTCAGCAGGGACAAGTGCCACAAGGAGCCACCTACTATCCGGCAGGACAAGTGCCCGCGGGCGCCACCTACCATCCGGCAGGACAAGTGCCGGCGGGAGCATCGTATCACCCGGCTGGGCAGGTGCCGCATGGCGCCACCTACTATCCGGCAGGACAGGTGCCAGCGGGCGCCAGCTATCATCCGGCAGGCCAATATCCTGCGG GAGCCACCTACTATCCGCAGGCACCCATGGGCGGTGGCCTGCCGCCGGGTGCCACCTTCCTGCCCGCAGGTGGAGCCCTGCCCGCTGGTGCCACCTACTACCCACAGGCGCCACAAAAGTCTGGCTCAGGTTTCGGATTGG GCACTGGCCTCATTGCTGGCGCTCTGGGCGGTGCCATTCTGGGTCACGCCCTGACGCCCACTCAAACGAGAGTCGTGGAGCATGCCCCTTCATACtcgggcggtggcggcggcggcggcggcggcggtggcgagGACAAGATCATTATTATCAACAACGGACCACCGGGATCCGTGACCACCAGCGAAGTGGGATCGGGCACAACGGTCATCAACGCGGGAGGAGTGCAGCAACCAGCCGGTTATGCCGCGCAGCCAGCGGCTCCGTTTGCACCTGCACCACAGGTACCGGGCGGCGCACCATTGGCGCCGTTAGCTCCGATAGCTGCAGCACCACAGGCACAAGCAATTCCTGGAGCAACAGCTGCTGATCCGactgccgctgtggctgctgttgccgctcccgctctcgctgctgctggagcacagCCGGCAGCTGCGGCTGATCCAAATGTGCCCGCTCCGCCCGCTGATCCCAATGCaccacctgctgctggtggaatCATCTGCGTGCCAGTGAAGGTGCCCGAACCGGATCCAACTGATGCCACAAAGACCATTGAAGTGGAGAAGATCGCCTGCTATCCAGCACCGCCGCCAGAAGCGGCGCCTGTGAATGGAACGGCTCCTGCTGTCGAGGGTGCAGTGCCTGCCCCAGCTTCCGTCTCCAATGTGGCAGCCGCAGTTACCCAATCGCCCGACGGCGCTCATCTTGCACCATTCCAGCCGACGACGCCCTTCACCGTGCCCGAGGGCTCGGTGCCATTGGCTCCGCTTACGCCGGGCGCCAATCCCGATATCATGAAGATGCCGGGCCTCACATCGGCTCGTCTCTCCGCAGAGTCCGGACTGAAGGATGCGCACAATGTGGCGGACAATTCCTTCACGCACTTCAGTCTCGTCTCGACGCTGATGACCCTCCTGGTGGCCTACTGTCTCCACTAA